gtgttagttcattatagggataccaccctttataaggagaagacaccatttgaaattatagaagatggggtcctcaaatATCGAGGACAATTATGTGTCCCTAATATTGCAAGGCtacgtcggcaggttatgggagaaactcaatATTCTCGTTATTCTGTCCATACAGGAGcaacaaaaatgtatcatgatatcagggaagtgtattggtgggatgaaatgaaaaaggatatagcggagtttgttgctcagtgtcctaactgtcagagGTTAAGATTaagcatcagaaacccggtgagTTATATCAAGCTATGGAGATTCCAACTTGGAAATgagaagtaatcaatatggatttcatcgtaggcttacctcgtacccagcgtaagttcgattcgataagggtgattgttgataggcttacaaagtcagcccattttctgcccgttagaactacatattccttagaggattatgcaaggctttatattaaggagatagtacaattgcatggtgtccctgtatctattatctcggatagaggagctcaatttacaactaacttctggaggtccttccaaaaaggattggggactcaagtaagtcttagtacaacatttcatccctagacgtacggacaggctgagcgtactattcagacatgGGAGGATATGTTAcaagcttgtgtaatagacttcaaaggtagctggggtGATCATTTGCCGTTTATTAAgctcgcatataataatagctactattcaagtattcagatggctccatacgaagctctatACGGACGGAGGTTTAGGTCGCCTATAAGGTGGTTCAATGTTGGAGAATTTGGATTACATGCGCTAGACCTgcttcagcaagccatagaaaaagtgaAGCTTATCAAGGATCGACTATTGACAACTTagagtcatcagaagtcatattctgatatGCGGCGATGAGATTTAAAGTTTGGGGTTGATGACTTGGTATTCTtaaaaggtgtcacctatgaagggtgtgatgagatttggaaagaaaggcaaacttagaccacggtatattgggccttataggatcattcggagagtgggccaagtagcttatgagttagaactGCCCTCGAAATTGGAGTTTGTCCATccgatttttcacgtatctatgttacggaagtgcattaGCGATCCTACCCAAGTGGtgcccacggatgatgtacagattacaaaggacttgtcatacgaggaaatttcggttgccatcctagaccgacaaatccgcaagctacggaataaggaggtagcctccgtgaaagtactttggaggaacaacaatgtggaagaaatgacttgggaggctgaGGAAgatatgaagtctagatatccctacttatttcctcatCCAGATAAgagtccgactgagacgtcataacctcaaGGTACATGTGCGAATTCTTGTGTTAGCTATTAttattggtcgtgtgaggccatcgACGTTATTAatgattgtggtcctatgtggCATTAAGTTATTGGGTTTCTCCAGGAAGAGTTGGTAGTAGCGTTGTTACAAAGGCAACTTTTCCAAGGTTATATAGATCCCggagagttaaacattcgaggacgaatgtttctaaggggggaaagatgttacatctcgcgttttcgtacgctaaaagtttcgtcttcagtaaaTTGATGCAGACTGGGgggtgagattatcttgaggttaatgtagttacgctatttataacaagcaataaataagtgtcatgaaggataaagggtacacaaatttaaaaaaacgagtttcgttgaaagtgaccaatttggaataaaatacgggtcgagcgataatacccgataattatgaactagtaccatacaaggtaccatatgatcatggtagtataatatataaagtatattaaaaataagtagaattttaagtaatttatgacaatttttaaattatgcgggtaattggttaattaccggataacgggacatgacccagttaactaataagtggataaaaatttattaATTACACCTTCCCTAAAACGTGGCACAAAGCCACAATGACTAAGAATGATTCTTAGTCATTTATGCCATGTGGTTACTTAGGGTTAAATTAAAATTTAACTAAAATGAGACTTGAATATAAGTCTTATCTCAAAATGTCCATTAGGATCAAAATAAGACTTGATTATAAGTCTTAGCGTTCCTTCTTAGTTCAAATACGTTAGGAGCAGAAGTAAGtcctgtctttgtacagttatatttctattagagagGTCTGTAGAcggtatgtctagttggatagtatgtagCCTTGCCGGCTTCCAATTTTGAgttatatagttgtctatagcagccttgtcggctcgccctacgtatgttgcatgtatatgtatgtattccttttgggcaggtttccttcatgtatattattctTGTAATTCAGAaaatgttattcaggtttatatcttagacgcatgcttaggggtgtttgatggGTAGGACTTGAGCACCCCTCGCGGCCCATCGGTCTGGTTCATGACaagattggtatgtcaccatacaaatTGGTGTTTGAAAAAGCGTGTCACTTACCGATAGAGTTAGAGCATAGAGCTTTTTGGGCGTTAAGGCAATTAAATCTTGACTTGGAGGCCGCTGGAATGAGTAGAGTCACAGAGCTgcatgaacttgatgagttccgTTACCATGCTTTTGAGAGTACAAGGCTATATAAGTAGAGAATAAATATGATGCATGATAAAAATATATTTGAGCGAAATTTTAAACCTAGAGATGTAGTATTGCTATATAATTCGAGATTGAAGTTGTTTATGAGCAAGTTGAAGTCAAGATGATCAGGACCATTTTGTGTGGTAGAGATGAATCCCGCCGGAGCCGTAGAAATTGCATCAGAAGATGGCACTCGCatgtttagagtcaatgggcaaaggttgaaacattacTTTGGCATGGATGAGGACAAAGTTGTATTAGTGATTCATTTGAAGGAGCCTCAAGTGTCAGGTGATTCTTGAGTTTGAGTGATTGCGTCGTGCCGctacgttaaatcaggcacttcgtGGGAGGCAACTCATTGAAATGTTGTATTCGTCATGCTGTGACGTTAACTAAGGCGTtcgttgggaggcaacccaatttcTAGTTTATTTTAGCCCAACTAgaattttctttttgcttttaggCACTAACAAGTTTTTAGTTAAGTCTTGGTGTTTGAACAGGTACTAGAGCACGCTGGTAGGTCATAACTCTTGGAGTCATTCACAGAACGGAATGAAAATCACATAAGTACGCTCTAGACCTCGCTGCCTACCTCATGCTGCATAACCTAAAGCACAATGGACCTGTCAGTAGACCTCGCGTCATCCAGCTCCTAGCGTGATACTCCGCGCTACACAGCTCGCGCCGCACAGCTCCTATCATACTAATCTGTGCTGCTTCTCTTGTGTCTCCTGGTCTCCTCCTCATTGCAGAGCTCGTGTAGCCTGGTCCCCTACTCGCTGCCTCCTTTGCATTGCATGGTCTAACGCAAGAATGTCCTCGCTGCTGGACTCGCGGTGCTAGGTAAGtttgaattctttttttttaatatcttttcttttcttcttatttccccCTTTTCTTAAAATACCAAATATCACCATTGCCCGACCACTGTTCTCCAAAATGCCACTGCTCACCCTAATCTCCTCAATCACAAACTCCATTAATTTCATACATTCCTCCACTCATTCACTCCCTAACAACATCAATTAAAGAGCAATCCCCTAAGTATTTAAGGTATGATTTCTAACTCTTCTCTTTGTCAAATTTCGAATTGGGTGAAGTAATGAATCAGACACCTTTTGGGTATGTTCTTCATAGTAACAATGTGCTTGTTTGTCCTAATCCCATAAACCCCCATAGGAATGGTATTTTTGTTGTTTACAAGGGTGGTAACACAAAATTCCCAAGCCGATTTGGGAGGGTGAGGCAATCCCTCATTCGTACAAGCACCTCCATGGCACTAGTGCATGCTAAGTGTTTGTCAAAATACCTCAAAGGCATTCTTTGTCCCCATTGGAGCCCGAGTCTCCAAGATTGTTATACTAGTGCTATGTCATCTTGCACCACTTgaaattttaagtgtggggtagaTCACCGGAGCCGAGATGGTATCTATATGCATCGCATTTGTAGTAGACATCATTGTGCCATTGCTTGATTCTTGTGCAGAAAAAAATAAAGAGGTGAAGTCTGAGTAGCCTCAAAATTGTGAACATCATGTGATGAACTCTTAAGTGTGGGGTCGTAAGACCATGTTTTGAATTGATTCAATGTCTTTAAGACTGACTAGTGTCTACTTGTGTAGGTACAAATAGGTCTCCTAAGAAGGACAACGGTAAAGGAAAGGGCAAGGCCACTGCCCTACCAAAGGCAAGACTCCGCACCTCCACCGAAAAAGAAGAAAGGAGGGGAGGCCACTTTAAGTCAGGTTGAAGGGTTGCAAGAAGTGGCAGCTATAGCAGCCTCACGCCCACAACCTGCAGGACAGGGAGAGTTTGGACTTAAGAGTATACCCCCGTCGGCCAAGGGCTGGTACAAGATTGTCGGCCGAGACATATACACTCTAAGTCGGCGATTCATGAGCGCCTTCTAAAAGCGAAGTATCAATCAATTTGGAAGGATATTCATGATCTTGGATTGAGCTACGTGTTTGGAAACATTGGGGACATCCATGTAAACCTTGTCCGTGAGTTTTACGGCGTCTATGATTCGAATGATCCTGAGCAGCTAGTGCCTATTCGGGGGAGGTTGATTGATTTTTCTGCATTAGCTATATGCTATTACTTGGGAGCACCGGATGTTCTCTAGGATCCCCTAGATAACTTCATTGCCCGCCCAACATATGTGGCGCTAAGACACACTCTCTGTGGTGCCAATTATGTGGCTGCTTGGGTCTGTGACAAGAAAACCCAATGTCATAGGAAATTTACAAAGAGAAAAATGAAGCCGAAAGCTCAGGTGTGGTTGAAATTAATCAACACGCGACTGCTACCATGCAACCATGAGACTCTGATTAGCGGTTAAAGGGTCTGTCTGTTGTACTTCCTAATGACTGGCCAGAAGGTAAATGTGGGCTAGTTGAGACAATACCAGATAGCGTAGGTGAGAAAAAGCAAGAGAATTGATAGATAGTCCTTCGATAATATGCTGACTCATTACCTGAGAAAAGAAGATGTGGAGGAGGAGCGAGATTTTGATGTAGTCATTCCACCACCCCTCCGACTGACGGACATCACCAGCATCTGGTTAAAGGAGGAGAGTGTTATGTACTCACTGATAGGTGCTGAGTGCAATGCTCGAGATGACAACTTTATGGCCCATTTATTTGGGATGATGGACTTGTAGCTTAGGATTGGAAGGAGGCTGGGCACTACGGAGGAGAGGGCCATCTTGGAGGAGTGTTTTCCGCTCAATCCTCATGCCCAAAATCTGGTTGGGCTTGGTGATGGCCAAAGATTCCTAGAGGAGGAGGATGTCAACATGCCAAAGTGTTCCGAGGTCGAGCCGGAGCAGtccgaggaggaggaggaggaggatgcTGATGAGAGAGCAGAGGATGAAGAGTGGACAACTGCAAATGGGGCCTTCGACGACGAGGGCGATGAGGATGATTGATCAGGGAGTTTTTCCTACCACCTCACTTGTTTTTATTGATTTATATATGCAACGAGGACATTGCAAGAATTAAATGTGGAGTGGGGGATTCTATATTCTCTATGACTTGTTAATATTAGATAAactaattattttttgttttattttttaatttttagctttTGTTTCCTTCTATTTTAGCatagaattaaaaaaatataataataataataaaataaaaaaattattatagtATTCCAGCTTTAGTCTTTAGTTTTTAGAATTACTTTAAtagtttctcttttaaaaaaaatattggaCTTTTCCAGACGATGGATCTCCTAGGCAGTTTTCTTGAAGGACTAAAGTCTAACcaaaaacacatttttttttgaaaaacagaaaaatccaaaaatatatctttttattattttagatAGTAATAATCCCTTGTGGTTTTTCTTTGTGGCTCGATTTTTTCCACGTGATGTAATTGAACCGTGTAGcagttttttttttatatctttAGAGTAGAGTATGATTTAGGGAATAAAACGATGGGAAAAGGGAGATTTGCTTGGTGCCTTTGACTAGTTTGATAGTAGCATATTTAGGCTCTAGCATGTGTTGTACCTTCCATGTGGTTTGAAAATGCTTATGATGCCTTGTTGAGTAGATAACATGTTTATTGACGCATATATCTCGTTTTCTCGGCTTGTGTCACTTTGTGCTTGATACTTAATATTTTGTGGCTTCGTGAATACTTGCAATTATTTGAGAATCGGAATGGAACCGTCtttagtgagtcatgtgccatgtgtggtgagaaattATATAGTCCGTGTCATTGCATTAGAGTCTAGAACTCGCCCGacatgtgagttgaagcgaaattttaggTTTTGCGtggtttgaaaaataattttaggcTTTCTTTAATCTTTTTGAGCTTAATGCTTACCACAAATAAAAATTATCTCTTTTGAGCCTATAAACTTTtatttggcaaccacattataaGCCTATACTCCTTTGTTCTTAAGTGtcattgttttgatcctt
The Nicotiana sylvestris chromosome 11, ASM39365v2, whole genome shotgun sequence DNA segment above includes these coding regions:
- the LOC138881344 gene encoding uncharacterized protein; this encodes MGSLSYLQLEKRGISHEVHQLASLGVWLLDSGDIGITIQNTAISSLVTEVKERQYEDHVLVHYRDTTLYKEKTPFEIIEDGVLKYRGQLCVPNIARLRRQVMGETQYSRYSVHTGATKMYHDIREVYWWDEMKKDIAEFVAQCPNCQRLRLSIRNPVSYIKLWRFQLGNEK